The following are encoded in a window of Streptomyces sp. SAT1 genomic DNA:
- a CDS encoding SPFH domain-containing protein — protein sequence MPAPTPPAVTTADAPEMPAPRVREFTAHSIKGGLALLLGLLGLLIAGALIPAGAAVTATGAKAALITVGVLVGVAALFSMCGLNTVAPGEARVVQLFGRYRGTIREDGLRWVNPLTSREKISTRVRNHETAVLKVNDAYGNPIELAAVVVWNVQDTAQASFEVDNYLEFVSTQTEAAVRHIAIEYPYDAHDEDELSLRGNAEEITEKLAVELHARVEAAGVRIIESRFTHLAYAPEIASAMLQRQQAGAVVAARREIVDGAVGMVEAALSRIAEQDIVELDEERKAAMVSNLMVVLCGDRAPQPVLNTGTLYQ from the coding sequence ATGCCCGCACCCACCCCACCCGCGGTGACCACGGCAGACGCACCCGAGATGCCCGCGCCCCGGGTCCGGGAGTTCACCGCGCACAGCATCAAGGGCGGCCTCGCCCTGCTGCTCGGGCTGCTCGGGCTGCTGATCGCCGGTGCGCTGATCCCGGCCGGCGCCGCCGTGACCGCCACCGGCGCCAAGGCCGCGCTGATCACCGTCGGCGTGCTCGTCGGCGTCGCGGCGCTGTTCTCCATGTGCGGACTGAACACCGTGGCGCCGGGCGAGGCCCGCGTCGTCCAGCTCTTCGGGCGCTACCGGGGCACCATCCGCGAGGACGGCCTGCGCTGGGTGAACCCGCTCACCTCCCGGGAGAAGATCTCCACCCGGGTGCGCAACCACGAGACCGCCGTGCTGAAGGTCAACGACGCCTACGGCAACCCGATCGAGCTGGCCGCGGTCGTGGTGTGGAACGTCCAGGACACCGCGCAGGCGTCCTTCGAGGTGGACAACTACCTGGAGTTCGTCTCCACCCAGACCGAGGCGGCGGTGCGCCACATCGCCATCGAGTACCCCTACGACGCCCACGACGAGGACGAGCTGTCGCTGCGCGGCAACGCCGAGGAGATCACCGAGAAGCTCGCCGTCGAACTGCACGCGCGCGTGGAGGCCGCCGGTGTGCGGATCATCGAGTCCCGCTTCACCCATCTCGCGTACGCTCCCGAGATCGCCTCCGCGATGCTCCAGCGCCAGCAGGCCGGCGCGGTCGTCGCGGCCCGGCGGGAGATCGTGGACGGCGCGGTCGGCATGGTCGAGGCGGCGCTCAGCCGGATCGCCGAGCAGGACATCGTGGAACTCGACGAGGAGCGGAAGGCGGCGATGGTGTCGAACCTGATGGTCGTGCTGTGCGGGGACCGGGCGCCCCAGCCCGTCCTCAACACCGGGACGCTCTACCAGTGA
- a CDS encoding transglycosylase domain-containing protein, which translates to MGRAEERRARQRGGRRAAPRRSSGTPAAGVGGGSAQSGAGTGPAGGAPGGRAAARRAAARPAKAKKSLIRRLFTWKKILGTVLGVCLLGIGAFVVLYMLVDIPQGNAAAERQSNVYKYSDGTVLARDGEVNRESVSLDKVPKDVQHTFVAAENKSFYHDSGVDLKGTARGLLNTLTGKGTQGGSTITQQYVKNYYLTQDQTVTRKLKELVISLKVDRRESKDEILAGYINTSYYGRGAYGVQAAAQAYYRVDAQHLTVEQGAYLAALLQAPSQYDWAVAGPNGKRLVQARWNYVLDNMVGQHWLDAAKRKAMKFPVPKEPRGAPGLGGQKGYLIDLANKQLEQQLMKEQGITQAQAEAAVVDRGWTITVNIDKKKQAALESAVKKQLTGKLDPKKRKADKNVQAGAVSVDPKTGKIVALYGGQDYFKHYSSNATRRDFQPASTFKPVILAAALDEEAKTQDGLPIDANTVYDGTSGRQAVDHGTKVGFGPPNEDHVSYGQITVQSAMNKSVNSVFAQMGIDVGMKNVMSVADKLGMDTKGMQAVPAQTLGSMGASPLEMAAIYATLDNHGKKVTPTIVASAENGTRKVEMPDAVGGQAITREAADTVTSVLTGVVDDGTAKTSVADNPLREDQQVAGKTGTSDENKSAWFTGYTPGLVTSVGLFGEEPVAPYRHVSLAGATGLIPGSGRINGGGYPAQIWAEYTFGVMGDTSKFDLDTTQGAAKQSPSRPPTSSQSPSHSPSQSPSQSPSHAPTQSSQSPSHSPSQSPSHSPSQSPSKSPTAPDPSDSSTAGNPPDPDDQLHDQHQLHDRQPAD; encoded by the coding sequence ATGGGACGAGCGGAAGAGAGACGAGCGCGACAGCGCGGTGGCCGCCGCGCGGCGCCCAGGCGCTCGTCCGGGACGCCGGCGGCCGGTGTCGGAGGCGGCAGTGCGCAGTCCGGTGCCGGGACCGGACCCGCGGGCGGTGCCCCGGGCGGCCGGGCCGCGGCCCGGCGCGCGGCGGCCCGGCCCGCCAAGGCGAAGAAGAGCCTCATACGCCGGCTGTTCACCTGGAAGAAGATCCTCGGCACGGTCCTCGGCGTCTGCCTGCTCGGCATCGGCGCCTTCGTCGTGCTCTACATGCTCGTGGACATCCCGCAGGGCAACGCCGCCGCCGAGCGGCAGAGCAACGTCTACAAGTACAGCGACGGCACCGTCCTCGCCCGGGACGGCGAGGTCAACCGCGAGAGCGTGTCGCTGGACAAGGTGCCCAAGGACGTCCAGCACACGTTCGTCGCCGCCGAGAACAAGTCCTTCTACCACGACTCCGGCGTCGACCTGAAGGGCACCGCCCGCGGTCTGCTCAACACGCTGACCGGCAAGGGCACCCAGGGCGGTTCGACGATCACCCAGCAGTACGTCAAGAACTACTACCTCACCCAGGACCAGACCGTCACGCGCAAGCTGAAGGAACTGGTCATCTCGCTGAAGGTGGACCGGCGCGAGTCCAAGGACGAGATCCTCGCCGGATACATCAACACCAGCTACTACGGCCGCGGCGCCTATGGCGTCCAGGCCGCCGCGCAGGCGTACTACCGCGTGGACGCGCAGCATCTGACCGTCGAACAGGGCGCCTACCTCGCCGCGCTGCTCCAGGCGCCGAGCCAGTACGACTGGGCGGTGGCCGGCCCCAACGGCAAGCGGCTGGTGCAGGCCCGCTGGAACTACGTCCTGGACAACATGGTCGGCCAGCACTGGCTCGACGCCGCCAAGCGCAAGGCCATGAAGTTCCCGGTGCCGAAGGAGCCCAGGGGCGCGCCGGGCCTCGGCGGCCAGAAGGGCTATCTGATCGACCTGGCCAACAAGCAGCTCGAACAGCAGCTGATGAAGGAACAGGGCATCACCCAGGCCCAGGCCGAGGCGGCCGTCGTCGACCGCGGCTGGACCATCACGGTCAACATCGACAAGAAGAAGCAGGCCGCGCTGGAGAGCGCCGTCAAGAAGCAGCTCACCGGCAAGCTGGACCCGAAGAAGCGCAAGGCCGACAAGAACGTCCAGGCGGGCGCGGTCTCCGTCGACCCCAAGACGGGCAAGATCGTCGCCCTGTACGGCGGCCAGGACTACTTCAAGCACTACTCCAGCAACGCCACCCGGCGCGACTTCCAGCCGGCCTCCACCTTCAAGCCGGTGATCCTCGCCGCCGCCCTGGACGAGGAGGCCAAGACGCAGGACGGCCTGCCGATCGACGCCAACACCGTCTACGACGGCACCAGCGGCCGGCAGGCCGTGGACCACGGCACCAAGGTCGGCTTCGGGCCGCCCAACGAGGACCACGTCAGCTACGGCCAGATCACCGTCCAGTCCGCGATGAACAAGTCGGTCAACTCCGTCTTCGCGCAGATGGGCATCGACGTCGGCATGAAGAACGTGATGTCCGTCGCGGACAAGCTCGGCATGGACACCAAGGGCATGCAGGCCGTGCCCGCCCAGACGCTCGGCTCCATGGGCGCCAGCCCGCTGGAGATGGCGGCGATCTACGCCACCCTCGACAACCACGGCAAGAAGGTCACCCCGACCATCGTCGCCTCGGCCGAGAACGGCACCCGCAAGGTGGAGATGCCCGACGCGGTCGGCGGCCAGGCCATCACCCGGGAGGCGGCCGACACGGTCACCTCGGTGCTGACCGGCGTGGTCGACGACGGTACGGCGAAGACCTCGGTGGCCGACAACCCGCTGCGCGAGGACCAGCAGGTCGCCGGCAAGACGGGTACCTCCGACGAGAACAAGTCCGCCTGGTTCACCGGCTACACGCCCGGCCTGGTCACCTCGGTCGGCCTCTTCGGCGAGGAGCCGGTGGCGCCGTACCGGCATGTGAGCCTGGCCGGTGCCACCGGCCTGATCCCGGGCAGCGGCCGGATCAACGGCGGTGGCTACCCGGCGCAGATCTGGGCCGAGTACACCTTCGGCGTCATGGGCGACACCAGCAAGTTCGACCTGGACACCACGCAGGGCGCGGCCAAGCAGTCGCCCAGCCGGCCGCCGACGTCGTCCCAGTCGCCCAGCCACTCGCCGTCGCAGTCGCCCTCGCAGTCGCCGAGCCACGCCCCGACGCAGTCGTCGCAGTCGCCCAGCCACTCGCCGTCGCAGTCGCCGAGCCACAGCCCGTCGCAGTCGCCGTCGAAGTCGCCGACCGCGCCCGACCCGTCCGACAGCAGCACCGCCGGGAACCCGCCGGACCCGGACGACCAGCTGCACGACCAGCACCAGCTGCACGACCGGCAGCCCGCCGACTGA